A region from the Drosophila ananassae strain 14024-0371.13 chromosome 2L, ASM1763931v2, whole genome shotgun sequence genome encodes:
- the LOC123257007 gene encoding uncharacterized protein LOC123257007 codes for MIMVSITRQQSEGQMGVGVSNERPATKDGVKYAEMHFYGLTYTQVKHHKSCQPAKLACEQIALSPSVAPFPSLSISDVPSFSLGLCWPEDDDINVAADGNDDHDNHVKTKPKPKPPPHPKSLPWTCLGHNKNTKQCSCLQQQKQQQQQQQLQQQQHQRDAAWQCNQNGNNNYQD; via the exons ATGATTATGGTTTCAATTACCCGGCAACAAAGCGAGGGGCAAATGGGAGTTGGGGTGTCTAACGAACGCCCCGCAACAAAAGA TGGTGTAAAATATGCGGAAATGCATTTCTATGGACTTACTTACACACAAGTCAAACACCACAAGTCATGCCAGCCGGCGAAACTTGCATGTGAACAGATCGCTCTGTCTCCTTCGGTCGCTCCGTTTCCGTCTCTTTCTATATCTGATGTTCCGTCTTTTTCGCTCGGTTTGTGTTGGCCCGAAGATGACGATATTAATGTGGCTGCGGATGGTAATGATGATCATGATAATCATGTGAAAACcaaaccaaagccaaagcctCCGCCTCATCCGAAGAGCCTCCCATGGACCTGTTTGGGGCATAATAAGAACACCAAGCAATGCAGCTGcctgcagcagcagaagcagcaacagcagcagcagcaactgcagcaacagcaacatcaacgcGATGCAGCTTGGCAATGCAACCAAaatggcaacaacaactaccAGGATTAG
- the LOC26515464 gene encoding peptide tarsal-less AA, translating into MLDPTGTYRRPRDSQDTRQKRRQDCLDPTGQY; encoded by the coding sequence ATGCTGGATCCCACAGGAACGTACAGGCGACCCCGCGACTCGCAGGACACACGCCAGAAGCGGCGCCAGGATTGCCTGGATCCAACCGGGCAGTACTGA